A window of the Amycolatopsis solani genome harbors these coding sequences:
- a CDS encoding cytochrome P450, translating to MTEVADPTTKDEVFPLVRSCPFAPPPAYGKLREAGPVHRVELQSGQEAWAITRLEDVRQMLTDPRFSSDRFNPGFPFLTKQGRPVRRTNFTASLINMDPPQHGAARREVVGEFTVRRMKALEPRIQQIVDEHIDAILAGPKPADLVSALSLPVPSLVICELLGVPYGDHEFFQVRSSTLLNRDVDQEVRVKAVDELQEYLDQLVAKKEADPTDDLLGRQILKQREEHGEADHDSLVSLAFLLLIAGHETTANMISLGTVALLENQDQLAIIKNDPGKTLDAVEELLRYFTIAEFATSRVATEDVEIGGQLIREGEGVLGLSYSGNRDEAAFENADELDLERGARHHVAFGFGPHQCLGQNLARMELQIVFDTLFRRIPELKLAAPVDQLPFKHDSSIFGLYCLPVTW from the coding sequence ATGACCGAAGTCGCCGATCCCACCACGAAGGACGAAGTCTTCCCGCTCGTGCGCAGCTGTCCGTTCGCCCCGCCGCCGGCCTACGGGAAGCTCCGCGAAGCGGGCCCGGTGCACCGCGTCGAGCTGCAGTCCGGTCAGGAAGCGTGGGCGATCACCCGCCTCGAAGACGTCCGGCAGATGCTCACCGACCCGCGGTTCAGCTCCGACCGGTTCAACCCCGGCTTCCCGTTCCTGACCAAGCAGGGGCGGCCGGTCCGGCGGACCAACTTCACCGCGTCGCTGATCAACATGGACCCGCCGCAGCACGGCGCGGCCCGCCGCGAGGTCGTGGGCGAGTTCACCGTCCGCCGGATGAAGGCGCTCGAGCCGCGCATCCAGCAGATCGTCGACGAGCACATCGACGCGATCCTGGCCGGCCCGAAGCCCGCCGACCTGGTCTCCGCGCTGTCGCTGCCGGTGCCGTCGCTGGTCATCTGCGAGCTGCTCGGCGTGCCCTACGGCGACCACGAGTTCTTCCAGGTCCGCAGCTCGACGCTGCTCAACCGGGACGTCGACCAGGAGGTCCGGGTCAAGGCCGTCGACGAGCTGCAGGAGTACCTCGACCAGCTGGTCGCCAAGAAGGAAGCCGACCCGACCGACGACCTGCTCGGCCGCCAGATCCTCAAGCAGCGCGAGGAGCACGGCGAAGCCGACCACGACTCGCTGGTGTCGCTGGCGTTCCTGCTGCTGATCGCCGGGCACGAGACGACGGCGAACATGATCTCGCTCGGCACGGTCGCGCTGCTGGAGAACCAGGACCAGCTCGCGATCATCAAGAACGACCCCGGCAAGACGCTCGACGCCGTCGAGGAGCTGCTGCGGTACTTCACCATCGCGGAGTTCGCGACCTCGCGCGTCGCCACCGAAGACGTCGAGATCGGCGGGCAGCTGATCCGCGAAGGCGAAGGCGTGCTCGGCCTCAGCTACTCCGGCAACCGCGACGAAGCCGCGTTCGAGAACGCCGACGAGCTCGACCTCGAGCGCGGCGCGCGCCACCACGTCGCCTTCGGCTTCGGGCCGCACCAGTGCCTCGGCCAGAACCTGGCCCGGATGGAACTGCAGATCGTGTTCGACACGCTGTTCCGCCGCATCCCGGAGCTGAAGCTGGCCGCGCCCGTGGATCAGCTGCCGTTCAAGCACGACTCGTCCATCTTCGGCCTGTACTGCCTGCCCGTGACCTGGTGA